In the Ornithodoros turicata isolate Travis unplaced genomic scaffold, ASM3712646v1 ctg00001033.1, whole genome shotgun sequence genome, GCAGCATCACCAACACCTGTTGCTGCCCCGGAATATTACATGCCACATCATGCAGTTATCAGACGCGAGAGGGAGACTACCAAGGTTAGAATTGTATTCGACGCCTCATCGAGTGCTCCGGGTTTTCTATCCCTGAACCAAGTTCTGCACGCCGGTCCAAACTTGAACTCTGACATCCTTTCTCTGCTCTTAAGGTTTCGAATGCATCGCATAGGCATGGTGGCAGACATCGAGAAAGCTTTCTTGCAGATTGCACTTCACAAACAGGATACAGACGCTCTGCGCTTCTTATGGTACACTTCGACGCCGATCGCAGGACAGCCTCTACCGTCTATTGAGACATGGCGCATGACACAAGTGCCATTCGGAGCACGATCTAGTCCGTTCCTGCTGTCCGCGACCATTCAGCATCATTTACAGCAAGTAGAGAAGGATTACTTGCAGACTGCTACGCTCTTGGAGCAATCCTTTTACGTGGACGATTTAGTGGTCAGTGTCAGCACCTCAGGAAATGCCAGGACACTTCATGAGGAAACTCTGAGCATATTCGAAGCGGCCGGCATGAAGATAAAGAAGTGGGTCACTAACGACGAGGCACTTCTACGAGAGATGTTTAAAAAGGGGAACTCTACAACGGAGACTACACAGAATCAGACTAAGAAGGTTTTGGGGGTCATATGGGATCTTCAACATGATCAGTTACGATGTTCAGTTGCGTCTGTCCTGGACTCCATGACGGAAAAGGAGAGTGTCAAGAGACATGTACTGCAGACCATTTCCAGGATTTACGACCCATTTGGCCTGTTAGGACCCTTCACTATTTCGGGCAAGATCATGCTCCAGAAGATTTGGGAGGCAGGATTGCAATGGAATGATCAGTTACCTTCAGACATCGATGCAGAGTGGAGAGAGTGGTGCAAAGGAGTCGCGGAACTGCAGCACATATCTGTTCCTAGGGAGATAGCTAGCAACTCATTCGTCGACAGGCTGCGCAAGTTGCATATTTTCGCAGACGCCAGCCCAAGGGCATATGGTGCGGTAGTCTACCTCGAGCATTTGTCCGACGACGGTTCTCGCGGCATGGCATTTCTACTTAGCAAAAGCAGAGTCTCACCTCTCAAGCGCCAGACACTTCCGAGGCTTGAACTCACAGCAGCTCTTCTTGCTGCCAGATTATATCGCTTTGTATCCACTGCTTTGCAGACAGAGTTCGATTATGTATGTTGGACAGATTCCTTAATCACCTTGCATTGGATCAAGGGATCGGCATCCAGATGGAAGACCTACGTGGCAAACCGGGTGCGCCAGATACATGAGCTGACTTCTCCTGAAAGATGGCGTCATTGTCCTGGTGAAGAGAATCCGGCAGACTTTCTCACGAGAGGGATTAAGGGGCGTGAGCTGCGTGACTGTGAAGTTTGGTGGAAAGGCCCACGATGGCTGAGTCAGCCAGATTTATGGCCGCACACAGCATTTCCAGATCATACTGAAGGAGACGAGGAATGCTTGGACGCTCAGGTGGCATTGGTCAGCTGCACGACACATTTACTTTCACCCGAACGTTTCAGTAGTGCCAATCGACTTCTTAGAGTCACCGCATGGATACTGCGCTACGTACACAACTCGAAGCGGTCAAACGTCAAGAAAACAGGTCCTCTCTCTACTGAAGAAATGGCGTCATCAGAGCTGTACTGGATCAAGGCTACTCAGACAAAGCTACTTACAGAAAGGTCCTCTCATCTCGAGAACTTCCGCCATTACCAGGATAACGATGGACTACTGCGACTAGAGGGTCGTCTGCAGTGCTCTCAGCAGTCACAAGCAGCCAAGCATCCCATACTGTTGCCGCCAGCGTCAGAGGCTTGGTTCACGTTGCTTATCATACTCAGAGAGCACTTAAGGATGTCCCACGCCGGTGTACAGGAAACTCTGCACCAGTTAAGAGAAGAATTCTGGGTAATCAAAGGTCGTCAGTCAGTGAAGTATGCTCTTTATCAATGTCTTTTTTGTCGACGACTGAAGACACGCCCCTGCACAGAGCAGGAGGCACCCTTACCTGCCGATAGGGTCACTCAGCAACTTGCGTTTGAAGTCGTTGGCGTAGATTTTGCGGGGCCACTTTATTACAGAACGGCCGAAGGGCAACGGAAAGCGTACGTGGCTCTTTTTACTTGCACAGTCACCAGGGCAATTCATCTTGAGCTCGTCTCCGACCAATCCTTCGGGACCTTCCTTATGGCCGTCAGACGCTTTGTAGCACGCCGAGGTTTGCCAAGGAAGGTCTATTCAGATAACTTCTTAACCTTTAAGAAAGCCGCTCGAGAGATTCCTGCCTTGCTGGCGAATCAGTTCCAAGCGGTACGTGAGTATGCCACACAAGCACGAATAACATGGGAGTTTATTGCCGAACGTGCCGCCTGGTGGGGAGGCTTCTGGGAGCGTATGGTACGCTCAGTTAAAGATGCTCTCAGAAGAACACTAGGTCGGAGTCAGCTAGACTTTCAACAGTTGCTGACCGTGTTAACAGAAGTCGAAGCGATCGTCAACTCACGGCCATTGACACAAATGTCAGAAGATCCTGGCGACACCCAAGCTTTGTCTCCGTCGCATCTGATATTGGGGAAGCGACTCACGGCGTTGCCGCCAATTAAGAGACGTCAGGCAGCGTGCGTAGACGCCGAACCGTTAGAGGTGCTGCAAGTAAAGGAAAGGCTCCTCACTGCATACTGGAGGCAGTGGAACAAGGACTACTTGCTACAGCTTAGATCTGCAAACCTGAGTCGACATGCAACCTCCAACAGCGTTCAACCGCATCAACTCGTACTACTGGCGGATCAGCGGCAGCCAAGGATGTTTTGGAAGCTAGCAAGGGTGCAGGAGCGGACGTGATGGACTTTGACGATCGTGCACGCTCAAGACAGTCACTGGTTCCTTCATCAGAAGACCAATTCAGCTACTTCATCCTCTTGAGGTCTAGATTTGAGACGCATCGGGCGGGGGAGTGTTAAGGAAGAGGTGGATTAACAGCTGGGCTCGTGCTAATCCCCGAGCTAAGAGGGCGTGCACTATTATTCTTTTGGCTTTTGTTCAGTAAACGTTTTGCTCTGGCTCCGATCGTCTGGCTCTTCCTCTACAGGGGATGTTGAagcgtgtcttcccatttcgcctattcccattttgcctaatgcttcttagcggattatctcgccatcccttagcagATTCACTgacctcgaactgcagggggtcccatttggcctaatgtatgctgcagacagtcccacttcgcctactaatccgtgttacgtaagaaagaaggcggtcctctgccaaaagtcaatttcggatcttcatataactttacatgcaaccttgttggtttcactgaagcatgaggtctgtatttataattcatattacactagggtttcttccctcatctgttggttcacaaatatagactgtgcaagagtgaaaacatagtttttatttacattttttttaattaaaagggcagctttgttttctgcgcttcaaaattcttccaaatttgcagctctactcaatatgcattagatgtcccacggcatcgaggtacgacatcatgtcccgttcgccattctgaattattgactgctcaatgacattcttaagtagcatcacaactttttattaattccaacgccctacgccggctttttcaactgaccctaagtgatttgggagtaattcacagcacaccctggaggagactagaatttgtacgacagtgaccagaaaaggaattcctgtcggaaatatttccgtgtataactcccaccgttagataatgggcaggccctcttcagagcacctttttaccgaaaaacgcgcgcgttatacaccggaaaatacggtagttaggttgaacgtaggttaaggcgtctcgctcggtggtgtcgtgctagctgggaggcggtgggttcgaatcctgccaccggttgtgctgtctgaggttttccctgggttttccgaatactttcgggacgaataccggcacagttccccctgaagtctgcccaagacgcatattaaccccctatccctccactccttcctgctgtcctctctccatctgttctcatctgtacgtcgctcatagtcacctctcatctccacatagccacatctcgctcatagccacctctcatctccacatagccacatctcgctcatagccacctcgccgtcgctcatagcttcgcggcgctaacacgaaagaaaaaaaagagttaaattaaacacgactatagtgacaccagtttccatatttaacatcgctcaggtgacactgaacatggctcgaagccttgtttcattcgtcatgctgtccatcacgagtcactatgtaaaatgtttgtaaaatgtttttgttgtatttgtacattatatttacaccttatatttgcaaatgtaaggggtctttgtttcggacgacgtaaggtagttttccgacgagcacattcatttcttgcacacgtcatcatcgggtcggagcgtgtaagtaaagcccacttgccgacagtccggttttgcctaatgagattgcacggcagtcccatttcgcctaacggctgttacccctcccgccttttaatccgataatccgggttaggcaaaatgggaataggcgaaatgggatgtaacctgTTGAAGGAGGGGGGTCCGACAGCGCTGCCGGCCGGAGACCGCAGAGCGACCTTGTGCCTTCCCCGAAACCCtggacccaggcagcacaatgtaggTACTGAATGTCGAGTGCAGTGGGTGTGGACAGGTAGGTGGAAGgtcttgaacagacccgtgacgagaagacacataccgtccacccccactgcactcgactttcagtgcattgtgctgcctggagAGGGAGGATCTGGAGGATCGCCTTGCGTTTTTCGGCTGTCTGCGCTGTAAATTTTCCCCTGTCCTATGTAGGTCTGTGACACATGTGTTGTAGTTGCTGATCTGATTCCTCCCTTTACTTATTATATTTTCAGCCTCCTCGGCTAGCTAGAACAGCGTCTTCATTTGTGTTTTGGTCTTCTATTTCCCTTAGATATTTCCATCTTTCCCTTCCTCTCTACTTGTACGTACGTCCAGTTGTATGGCTACTCTTTGACCTGACGAACGGTACAGGCTCTGCACGAAGGTCTTGTTTGTGTTAATTGTAATAAAGCGTTCCTgcccgtttcttttcttctctctgtGTAAATAGTGTATACATCGTTTCTCAGAAACATCCTTTCCAGAAATATCGTTAACGGAAATACCGTTTATCCTGAAAGAGGGAGCAGTCGGATGAGTAGATTTCGACGCACGTGTCATTGGTTGGGATTATCAGTATGAGAACATGCCCTGACATTTGTTGGAACCGATTACGTGAAAGTACttatacaatatatatatatacactacTACAACAAtactaatactaataataataatacaaaaaATATATGCAACTTCCGGTTGCCCGTATTTATTGCTATGGTAGATCTGAAAACACTGCGGTATACTGCATACGATGAGCGAGGAAAGTATTCTGAGTACCGAAGAAAGTACGTTAAATGCCTcaaaaaatacttgtcgcaaaaagtatggAGTAGATACTAAAATgtcggaaaaagtatttaaaatattatGCATGTTTCAAGTACGAACTCAAGATACGTTCAAGCATGGTCATATACACTTGCAATTCTGATGCAGCTTTTCTGTGGCTGAAATCAAGCATCGTAGAGGATGAATATTTCCTACGTTACGTTGCGAGATACTTGTTTCCTAGCAACGACGCTCCCGCTGCTCAAGTGGCTTGCCGCCTACATTTTTATACAGGACGGGTTTTGTGGCCTTCTATAAGATTGGGCTGTAAACGCAGCAAAGTTTATTATAACGACAATATTGAACGTGGGGATAATTTTGAATAAGACAGCAAAGCCGGAGGTTTCCGGTGTAGGACCTCTCTCTATACAGCACGCGTGGCAGTCATTGCACCCTTTTGCGCCAATTATCTGAACAGCGGTAGTGGGAGTGTACAATCGGTTTCCTTTAAAAGCAAACTGCTTCTCATTCAGATCTAACACAGGATGTCCTTCCAATACGTGACCTTCTACAGTAATGATGAGGAGATATGTAGGAAGCGGATGCAAACGAGACTTTGTACAAATTGTGTCCGAAACGCTTCGAAAGGAAATCGATGTCGTTCATATTTCAATAACATTCACCGTGTGGGCGAGGACTTCCCGGTTGCGATTTGCTTAGTCGACGGATCGTACTACATGCTCATAAAGCGAACAAATCTTCTACTGAACAGAAATGCAATGAAGGATCGCTAAACGTGATCCAAATACTTCAATCGAATGCGTTCGAGAGAAAGTAACAATATTTACGCGTTATTATTAATGAAGAAATCATTGACAGGAGTGTTTCTTATTGAGACGAGTTAACCGTGCATTCTGAACCTTGTGTTGAGGCAAGCACGCAGCCTTCTTGAGAAATAACCTCGTTACCTTTATGTCCTGCAAACGGCGGGGCAGTGGATTAGAAATTAGAAATAAAATGCATCAACAACCATCGACGAGATTCTAAGCGTAGAAAATCCAACGAGAATGTAAGAGAATGTTGAGTGAATGTTGAATGTAAGTAAGAGAACGTTGAAGAAAGTACCtgaggccggtttcacgtcagttcaggcagggaggtcccatcgacctcttggattttcattatttttttttatatttagaagctcatcgtacatgatgaccaacagcggtaaaatgaataatttctacgaaatagttttcgcgcaaaaaaaatccagaaaatccgtccctgaattcgagtgtttcagttttgccctgttcgcacgcgtatatctcagaagttttaaaagatactgcagtgaatctttttaatgctttagtatgcctacaggccagctgtccaagcgcaaattttggcgcgcaggagcaacgctgtataatataaaaaatggcgaacatgctctctcgtgcggttttgtttcaatttcgacgcgtgatttctctgactgtagatATTCCTCATTACTCTATTTGGCATCatttcactcagcttttaatgctctttcatccgGTATATATATCGTGCGTATACCCCCTACaagtatctgctgaaacagccaaatgttaaggtatatttcgaaaaaacaagggtTTTGACcatccgtttctcgaaaaggcccctttttatttcatttatattttgccaggacatggcccgatgttagacctttcattTTACGTAAAAACATCCTGCTTCAAAAGACATACACTGGCGATTAGACcattaaaacgcggccctagtctgcgtgcgtatTTGTCGGAGCTCGGCTGCCGGTACCGTgggatggcgggcctcctgtcgatgtcgtacaagaaagggacaactttgtgtaatcaaaagtggtagtttatgtcgatatatttacgagactgcgaaaaagcagtattttgcaatgacagcgacaaatgatttcactAATTTTCTATGAAAACGTCACTCTTCTGCACTCACTGTCCACAGTACTAGCTATAAATGTTTCTCGGCCTAGACTTTCCGGtgtcttgctttgccacgcatgcgaacCCTGTATGCCACTTTGATGCGGTATAGGTTTACCCATTGTAGCCACGTCCTCAGGCCGTACATGtggagtaaatggacgcgcGTTAGGTGTTTTGGCAAGCACGTTATCGCATCTTGTGACTCTAAGATGACGTCACGCTCGATtgaacgcaagttaggtgtCATGGCATGGTGCTTGATTGCTGTCACACCGATTCTCTCACACACACTTttgtcgtggcctgttcctgaacagccatgtcgcgctcacaaaagtagatttggagagctcTAACAGCCtatgccgatttttaaaatggctcgccgctccatctgacacgtaaatcattagctgcaagaggaacattctcgtcaagacattcttcaatagctatggaagctaacagtgactgtgctgaatcgtgacagaagtcttcgctcaccacaccGAAACTGTGTGTTTCCGTGCCAGCTGTTACcacacatgtgaatatggaaatctgttttccacagtggcacgcttgtatttcgctaggTACGGCTATACTGTCCAGTTTTGAGCGAAATAGAAGTGCATTAGGTGCGTATCCCGTATGGCTCTGCTCTGAATGTATCTAATGTAACTCTGACAAATGCGAGAACCCGCCCACTTCCCTAGCTCTGAGAAGGAATGTACTGCTGCAAGTTCAGCACACACACGCATTTCGTGCTAAAAGCCCTTtgcataacttaaaaatatcgtaaaatgaagtaaaccaagcttcgcaggaacttgcgggaaccctggaaaaaagcaattcctaactcgatatttatttgtgcagtaTTGGTATCATCGTGTACGGAGCTTGCAAGAGTAGAGGTTTTACCTTCGCTGACCATTAAGTTTGACCTAGCCTTTGAAATACGGCTTTACGGCAACGTAGGATTTCATTATGATGCTTTATTGGGAATCGCTAACTCCCAGAAGTGAATTATTTCTTCAGCAGGACGTCAAAAGTTTGCCTacgaatagctcaggtaagGCTAAGGCCACACAACCTTGCTCAAACAAAGGGAGCATCGACacgaggcccgccatcccgcggtacaggCAGCCAGGCTCCGACAAatacgcacgcagactagggcgGCGTTTTAACgtgctaatcgccagtgtacgccttttgaagcagaattttttaacgtaagatggaaggtctaacatcgggccatgtcctggcaaaatataaaagaaatagaaatgggctttttcgagaaacggacgctcaaaatccttgttttttcgaaatataccttgACATTTGCCTGtgtcagcagatacctgtatgGGGTACGCGCACGatatatatataccagatgaaagagcattaaaagctgagtgaagtgataTCAAATAGGGTAGTGAGAAACatctacagtcagagaaatcacgcgtcgaagttggaacaaaaccgcacgagagagcatgttcgccattttttatatcacagagcgttgctcctgcgcgccaaaatttgcgctcggactgctggctgGATTGGCTTGactgcagtatcttttaagaTTCGGGaaatatacgcgtgcaaacactgcaaaactgaaacactcgaattcaaggccggattttctggatttttttgcgtgagaaatatttcgtataaattattcattttaccgctgttggtcatcatgtacgatgagcttctaaatataaaaaaataatgaaaatccaaggggtcgatgggacctccctgcctgaactgacgtgaaaccggccctcAGTATATTTTGAACAGAAGATCATTCTCTGTTGGAACAGTCTATCGCCGTTCACTTCCCTCGACATTAGATTTTAATTTCGGAACATCGGACAATGTTCTGAGGTGAGAAAGGATAGTGTCGTTACTTTTAACGGGTCTTTGAGAATACGCAACAAGTATATAGCCACTAAATATATGAGTCCTCGCATTTTTTATAACCCCCGATGATTTCGTTTGGTCGGACTCAAGCAGACTTGTAGAAGTATTCTATTTTGAGGTACTGTATTTTATGTACTTTTAtcggtatttagtatcttactaGAAGCATTTTGTCTTCAAAATactttcttctgtattttcgGCTCTCTACTTAAATTACTTTGTCAATTGTCTTCGCAGTGCTGCCAGGTTCACGCTGCCTTTCgcagttttctttcttccttgttGTTCCCTCCCCTTTCTCCTGAGAAACTCGCCAAGACTCTCGGACTATACTTCTTCGGGAAACGCTGCCCCAGCATGCATCATGCCCATACAGCATAAAATGCAGCTCCGGCGTGCTGCTAGCAGCAGTTGTGCCATGTCCTCTGTCTTCGACGCTCCTCTTCTTAATTAATGCGATTTTCCTCTTCTTCCCCTCTCTATAGTATTCTCAACTTCAATTTACACACTGTATCTAGTATATGTATACCTTTTTTCTCTCACAGTGCAGTTCCCAGCTTAGGTTCCAGTATACATTTGAGATACGCGCTTCTTTGAAGTGTCATCGATATGGCTTCAAAATGACGTGCGAGCCGACCGACGTCAATTTCTCCTGCACGTCGGTGTAACGCCACTGACGTTATAGGTATTTTTCGATGTTTAATCGGATGTCTAATTAGAACCATACGAAAACAATGGGCATTTGCCCAGTAATCCGGGCTCTACTCATATAGCGGTGACACTGGCCGTGCGGTTGTAATTACCGAATATGAATCGGGCTCTCCACTTTTGTGCTGTTTCTGCTGAGTTTCAGCGAAGATTGTGCTCGATAAGTACGAACACACGGAAGCTGCGTATGCCACATCTGTTACTCTTATTCTGCTCATACCTACGCGAAAATAGGCACTAATATGCCGGCATTTAAAGCCACTACATGAAAACGATATAGCAGGTTCCCCAGCACCCAATTGGTGCTCCAGTATTGAGAAGGCAGTATTAGAACCACAAAGGCATTTGCCTAGGAATCAGGGCTCTAATAATAAGTCTCGAAGGAAACAGATGCAGCGGCACAAATTGTTTCCGAAGCCCTTCGAAAGGAAATCGATGTCGTTAATCTTTCAATAACATTCACCGTGGGCGAGGACTTCCCGGATGCGTTTGCCTAGTCCGCGCGTTGCACTACAGGCTCATAAAGCGAACAAATCTTCAATCGAAAATAAATGTAATGAAGGATCGCTAAACGTGATCGAAATACTTCAATTGAATGCGTTCGAGAGAAAGTAACAATATTTACACGTTGTTATTAATTAAGAAATAATTGACACGAGCTAACCATGCATTCTGAGCCTTGTGTTGAGGCAAACACGCAGCCTTCTTGAGAAATAACCTCGTTACCTTTATGTCCTGCAGACGGCGGGGCAGTGGATTAGAAATTAGAACTAAAATGCATCAACAACCAACGACGAGATTCTAAGCGTAGAAAATCCAACGAAACGGTAAGATAATGTTGAAGAAAGTACCTCAGTATATTTTGAACAAAAGATCATTCTCTGTTGGAACAGTTTATCGACGTCCACTTCCCTCGACATTAGATTTTAATTTCGGAACATCGGACAATGTTCTGAGGTGAGAAAGAATAGTGTCGTTACTTTTAACAGGTCTTTGAGAATACGCAACAAGTATTTTAGTAGTAGTAcgaatttttacgaattttttaTAACCCCCGATTATTTCGATTGGTCGGACtcaagcagacttgtacaagtATTGTATTTTGAAGTACTGTGTTTTATGTACTTTTAtcggtatttagtatcttactgGAATCATTCTGTTGTGGCGTCCcggtgacgacgatgatgacgtgcctctgctgccgtgcgctacggcgctggcacaacagttctaccggcaccgtccttgtgtgaggccacgaccatctgcacGCTGGGATATTCCGTcttcgccggtcaggactcgtgtagaggaacaccacctcctctacactgtCTTCAAAATactttcttctgtattttcgGCCTTTCGcagttttcttctcttttttccttgtcctcccccctcccccttcttgTTCCGGAGAAATATCGCGAACACCCTCCGACGACTTCTTTCGGGGAAATGCTGCCCCAGCATCATCATATAAAACTTACTTAGTAGCTGTGATGTACGATCTTTtcgaatccaatccaatccacgaTCTTTTCGCTTTGTGCGCCAACTGATGATATGTacctataagaaaaaaaaagaaaatgccagTCACCAGTGCTATCATTTTTGATACCGGATAAGCTACTTCCGAACATTTCTGTTTTGTACAAAGCTATGATACATGCATTGCTTTATTCAGATCAGGTCTAACGTTTCTTTCATAGTCATCTTTCATACGAGGGATGGTTATTTCAGAGAAACGTGGGTGAGCGTACGAGGTCATGCACATTTATACTGCTTGCCATGTGAAGACACTTTAGTGTATAAGCAAGATCATAAAAATGACTTCAGGGAGATCTGGGACTTTTCGACTTGTTCCTTGGCTTATATCTTGACATTTGCAGTTcaactcacaaaaaaaaaaaaaaaagaaagaaaaaaaaaactaactaaCTGTAACCCTTGTTACAGTTCTTTCATGGCGGTGATCAAGCTCCAAGGAACAAGGCGAAAAATTCCAGATGTCCCTGAATTCATTTTTAAGGTCAGGCTCACACACTACACCTCACACGGGAAGCAGTATAAGTGTATTCGTGCGCTCGCCCAT is a window encoding:
- the LOC135376104 gene encoding uncharacterized protein LOC135376104 is translated as MLNCNLQANVAELEERLRSSHRCFRCGKQYHTAKVCRSFRSLKCRKCNGRHLTVLCKQKSTVPRYGGTVLASGTWQRTGLQQDIVLLQTAQVVVCAAGGKEKCVRILIDGGSQRSFVKRALSKKLQLPTVGKEHLVINTVGKAGTESLHRRVKVRLRSQYTSEEVCIEALEIPEICIGNLPNIVRKSLAQLKSEGMSLADEATFADASPEILILVGADFYGSVVAGRQVRVRDNLIGMETIFGWTLQGPTGKQSGYESNALHVQVSSVNHDEVSNALQPFWELEHLGIVDSEESEGKKHEVFQRFQDTTRFEDGRYTVRLPWNEDLVSRLGNNKAVAEQRLRSATRTLLRDQEVMNEYDQVIRQYLINGHAERIDAASPTPVAAPEYYMPHHAVIRRERETTKVRIVFDASSSAPGFLSLNQVLHAGPNLNSDILSLLLRFRMHRIGMVADIEKAFLQIALHKQDTDALRFLWYTSTPIAGQPLPSIETWRMTQVPFGARSSPFLLSATIQHHLQQVEKDYLQTATLLEQSFYVDDLVVSVSTSGNARTLHEETLSIFEAAGMKIKKWVTNDEALLREMFKKGNSTTETTQNQTKKVLGVIWDLQHDQLRCSVASVLDSMTEKESVKRHVLQTISRIYDPFGLLGPFTISGKIMLQKIWEAGLQWNDQLPSDIDAEWREWCKGVAELQHISVPREIASNSFVDRLRKLHIFADASPRAYGAVVYLEHLSDDGSRGMAFLLSKSRVSPLKRQTLPRLELTAALLAARLYRFVSTALQTEFDYVCWTDSLITLHWIKGSASRWKTYVANRVRQIHELTSPERWRHCPGEENPADFLTRGIKGRELRDCEVWWKGPRWLSQPDLWPHTAFPDHTEGDEECLDAQVALVSCTTHLLSPERFSSANRLLRVTAWILRYVHNSKRSNVKKTGPLSTEEMASSELYWIKATQTKLLTERSSHLENFRHYQDNDGLLRLEGRLQCSQQSQAAKHPILLPPASEAWFTLLIILREHLRMSHAGVQETLHQLREEFWVIKGRQSVKYALYQCLFCRRLKTRPCTEQEAPLPADRVTQQLAFEVVGVDFAGPLYYRTAEGQRKAYVALFTCTVTRAIHLELVSDQSFGTFLMAVRRFVARRGLPRKVYSDNFLTFKKAAREIPALLANQFQAVREYATQARITWEFIAERAAWWGGFWERMVRSVKDALRRTLGRSQLDFQQLLTVLTEVEAIVNSRPLTQMSEDPGDTQALSPSHLILGKRLTALPPIKRRQAACVDAEPLEVLQVKERLLTAYWRQWNKDYLLQLRSANLSRHATSNSVQPHQLVLLADQRQPRMFWKLARVQERT